One segment of Capnocytophaga sp. oral taxon 878 DNA contains the following:
- a CDS encoding GH92 family glycosyl hydrolase yields the protein MRKYITLLGLCIASSLHAQQQPIDYINPFIGTSNFGATHPGAIAPRGMLSISPFNVAFDTTGVKAPLEKDSRWLSNPYVNENKFFTGLTHVNLSGVGCPELGVIIAMPTTGKLQVNHLNYGSTYTQEVAKAGYYSNFLTKYNIKTEATATTRAGITRYHFPKGEANLLINLGLGLTNEKGAMLKFVSPTEVEGMRMVGTFCYNSPELAYPVYFVAKVSKAAPSYGVWHTPEKHQGVEAQWMWYNGETRLKEQFAREVVGDSIGAYFRYKFDKEEVVELKVGISYVSIANARENLEKEIGNRTFNEVYAATRQTWNDALRATVEGGTDDQKTIFYTALYHALIHPNLLNDVNGDYPESKTNKIGKNNQRYTVFSLWDTYRNYHQLLTLLYPEQQLQMVRTMLDIYKESGWLPKWELNSTETFTMVGDPASIVLADTYLHGLTDFDIQTAYQAMLKGANTLENNPIRPGVKEYWQLGYLSVDGGVKGPVSTTQEYNIADFAIAQIAKKLGKKADYEKFNKQAYSYRKLFDKETHLLRPRHANGKWYAPFNPESGANFEENVGYIEGNAWQYVYMVTHDVKGMIKLMGGEKAFEKQLDHIFDSKQYDMANEPDIAYPYLYNFLKGKEWKTQQKVDQLINEYFQNKPAGLPGNEDTGVMSAWLVYGMAGFYPITPAEPTYTFTSPKFNKITLKRDPKYYPAGDLVIESNASPENIYIKNIYIDNKPYKSYFITHEALKNAKKIRFELISK from the coding sequence ATGAGAAAATATATTACTCTTTTAGGGCTTTGCATAGCAAGTTCACTTCACGCACAACAACAACCCATTGATTATATCAATCCCTTTATAGGAACCTCCAATTTCGGTGCTACACACCCTGGCGCTATTGCTCCGCGCGGTATGCTCAGCATCTCGCCTTTTAATGTAGCTTTCGATACTACTGGGGTGAAGGCTCCACTCGAAAAAGACAGCCGTTGGCTTTCCAATCCCTATGTAAATGAAAATAAATTCTTCACAGGACTCACCCACGTCAATCTCAGTGGCGTAGGCTGTCCCGAACTGGGGGTGATTATCGCAATGCCTACTACTGGCAAGTTACAAGTAAACCACCTCAATTACGGCTCTACCTACACTCAAGAAGTTGCCAAAGCAGGCTATTACAGTAATTTCCTCACCAAATATAATATCAAAACCGAAGCTACTGCCACCACCCGCGCAGGTATTACCCGCTATCACTTCCCCAAAGGTGAAGCCAACCTGCTCATCAATCTCGGATTGGGGCTTACTAATGAGAAGGGCGCAATGCTCAAATTCGTATCACCTACCGAGGTCGAAGGAATGCGTATGGTAGGTACTTTCTGTTATAACAGTCCAGAACTCGCCTATCCAGTGTATTTTGTAGCCAAAGTAAGCAAGGCAGCCCCTTCTTATGGCGTATGGCATACTCCCGAAAAGCACCAAGGCGTCGAAGCCCAATGGATGTGGTACAACGGCGAAACTCGTCTTAAAGAGCAATTCGCTCGCGAGGTAGTAGGCGATAGTATAGGGGCGTATTTCCGCTATAAATTTGATAAAGAGGAAGTAGTGGAACTCAAAGTGGGTATTTCCTACGTGAGCATTGCCAATGCTCGTGAAAACCTCGAAAAAGAAATAGGCAACCGCACTTTTAATGAGGTATATGCCGCTACTCGCCAAACGTGGAATGATGCCCTTCGCGCTACTGTCGAAGGTGGTACCGACGACCAAAAAACGATATTCTACACAGCACTCTACCACGCGCTTATTCACCCCAACCTACTCAACGATGTAAATGGCGATTACCCTGAGAGCAAGACTAACAAAATAGGCAAAAATAACCAGCGCTATACGGTGTTCTCGCTTTGGGATACCTATCGCAATTACCACCAGCTGCTCACCCTGCTCTACCCCGAACAGCAATTGCAAATGGTGCGTACTATGTTAGATATTTACAAAGAAAGCGGTTGGCTGCCCAAATGGGAACTCAATTCAACTGAAACCTTTACAATGGTAGGTGACCCTGCCAGTATCGTATTAGCCGATACTTACCTGCACGGCCTTACCGATTTTGATATACAAACAGCCTACCAGGCAATGCTCAAAGGGGCAAATACCCTTGAAAATAACCCTATACGCCCAGGGGTAAAAGAGTATTGGCAATTAGGTTATCTTAGCGTAGACGGAGGCGTAAAAGGTCCCGTATCTACTACCCAAGAGTATAATATCGCCGACTTTGCCATTGCTCAAATAGCTAAAAAATTAGGCAAAAAAGCCGATTACGAGAAGTTTAACAAACAAGCCTATTCGTATAGAAAGTTATTCGACAAAGAAACTCATTTATTGCGTCCCCGTCACGCCAATGGTAAGTGGTATGCACCTTTCAATCCCGAAAGTGGTGCCAATTTTGAAGAGAATGTAGGCTATATCGAGGGCAATGCGTGGCAGTATGTCTATATGGTTACCCACGATGTGAAAGGAATGATTAAGCTAATGGGAGGCGAGAAAGCTTTTGAAAAGCAACTCGACCATATTTTTGATAGCAAGCAGTACGATATGGCGAACGAACCCGATATTGCCTACCCCTATCTCTATAACTTCCTAAAAGGCAAAGAGTGGAAAACACAACAGAAAGTAGACCAACTCATCAATGAGTATTTTCAAAACAAACCCGCAGGACTCCCTGGTAATGAAGATACAGGGGTAATGTCCGCTTGGCTTGTCTATGGTATGGCAGGCTTTTACCCTATCACTCCTGCTGAGCCTACCTACACCTTTACCTCGCCTAAGTTCAATAAAATCACCTTGAAACGTGATCCAAAGTACTATCCAGCAGGTGATTTAGTGATAGAAAGTAATGCTTCACCCGAAAATATCTATATCAAAAACATCTATATAGATAACAAACCCTACAAGTCGTATTTCATCACCCACGAAGCACTGAAAAACGCTAAAAAAATACGATTTGAATTAATCAGCAAATAA
- a CDS encoding winged helix-turn-helix domain-containing protein — MESLKQELRTHLYTDAKQVSQWVKDTFEVTYTPQGMADLLNRMRQFELNLEILNNYHI; from the coding sequence ATAGAATCCTTAAAACAAGAGTTACGCACACATCTTTATACAGATGCAAAACAAGTATCTCAATGGGTTAAAGACACTTTTGAAGTTACCTATACTCCACAAGGAATGGCTGATTTACTTAACAGAATGAGGCAATTCGAACTAAATTTAGAAATCTTAAATAATTATCACATATGA
- a CDS encoding Type 1 glutamine amidotransferase-like domain-containing protein, which translates to MKRLFLTSSFSSVAELFEDFAGEPVKGKKLAFIPTASLVEKVRFYVDDDRKAFEKLGLIIEELEVSTATTEEIATALERNDYIFISGGNTFYLMQELKKKGADKLLIEQINNGKLYIGTSAGSVIASPTIEFVSDMDETKKAPELTDYSGLHLVDFYLLPHYLNFPYEESSQKVVNEYSPKIDLRPISNNQVITVLGNEIKTLEKPTS; encoded by the coding sequence ATGAAAAGATTATTTTTAACCTCATCATTCAGTTCAGTAGCAGAATTGTTTGAAGATTTTGCAGGTGAACCCGTAAAAGGGAAAAAACTTGCTTTTATTCCAACAGCAAGTTTGGTAGAAAAAGTGCGTTTTTATGTAGATGATGATAGAAAAGCCTTTGAAAAATTAGGTCTTATCATAGAAGAATTAGAAGTTTCTACCGCTACTACCGAAGAAATAGCTACAGCATTAGAGCGAAATGATTATATTTTCATTTCTGGAGGGAATACATTCTACCTAATGCAAGAACTAAAAAAGAAAGGGGCTGACAAGCTACTTATAGAACAAATTAATAATGGAAAGTTGTACATAGGTACTTCAGCGGGTTCTGTCATTGCCTCTCCTACTATTGAATTTGTTAGCGATATGGACGAGACCAAAAAAGCTCCTGAACTTACTGATTATTCAGGCTTACATTTGGTAGATTTTTACTTATTGCCTCATTATCTGAACTTTCCATATGAGGAATCTAGTCAAAAAGTAGTAAACGAATATTCACCGAAAATAGATCTGAGACCTATTTCCAACAATCAAGTAATTACTGTTTTAGGTAATGAAATAAAAACACTTGAAAAACCCACCAGCTGA
- a CDS encoding IS630 family transposase has protein sequence MELTVSPTEIEELRKLQRNLQGRSDYARVTCILMLSMGNTPIFVADCLGIDISTVYRYRSLYLEGGLDKLLENRYRGYQGLLNIFQIESLKQELRTHLYTDAKQVSQWVKDTFEVTYTPQGMADLLNRIGFSYKKTTEVPCEADPLKQKLFAEALSKILQEKEEGDVVYFADGVHPTHNSRSTYAWIEKGKEFQQPTVSGRDRVNINGLLNAYDVTDVIALDCECVNAESTKELYELALKKHPNAKNIYIISDNARYYHNKELQNWVEDNRIKQIFLPPYSPNLNLIERLWKFLRKKVINTGFYRNKTEFRDAIRNFFDNIHTYKKELESLLTLNFRLINSQTISF, from the coding sequence ATGGAACTAACAGTGTCACCAACAGAAATAGAGGAACTTAGAAAGCTCCAACGCAACTTGCAAGGTCGCTCGGATTATGCCCGAGTTACCTGCATTTTGATGCTTTCTATGGGCAATACTCCTATTTTTGTTGCTGATTGCTTGGGTATAGACATTTCTACTGTTTATCGTTATCGTTCCTTATATCTTGAAGGAGGACTAGATAAACTCCTTGAGAATCGTTATAGAGGTTATCAAGGTCTGCTTAATATTTTTCAAATAGAATCCTTAAAACAAGAGTTACGCACACATCTTTATACAGATGCAAAACAAGTATCTCAATGGGTTAAAGACACTTTTGAAGTTACCTATACTCCACAAGGAATGGCTGATTTACTTAACAGAATTGGTTTTTCCTACAAGAAAACAACCGAAGTGCCTTGTGAAGCGGATCCTTTAAAACAAAAACTATTTGCTGAAGCACTCTCTAAAATTCTTCAAGAAAAGGAAGAAGGGGATGTGGTGTATTTTGCCGATGGTGTTCATCCTACGCACAACAGCCGTTCCACTTATGCTTGGATAGAGAAAGGTAAAGAGTTTCAACAACCAACAGTTAGTGGGCGTGATAGAGTGAATATTAATGGTTTACTTAATGCTTATGATGTTACAGATGTAATAGCTCTTGATTGTGAATGCGTTAATGCAGAATCAACAAAAGAACTTTACGAATTAGCTCTTAAAAAGCATCCAAACGCTAAAAATATTTATATTATATCCGATAATGCTCGCTACTATCACAATAAAGAACTTCAAAACTGGGTAGAAGATAATAGAATCAAGCAAATTTTCTTGCCTCCATACTCTCCGAACCTCAATTTAATAGAGCGCTTGTGGAAATTCTTACGAAAAAAAGTAATCAATACGGGTTTCTATCGGAACAAGACAGAATTCCGAGATGCTATAAGGAATTTCTTTGATAATATACATACTTATAAAAAGGAGTTAGAGTCACTTCTAACTCTCAATTTCCGTTTGATAAATTCGCAAACCATTTCTTTTTGA
- the mnmG gene encoding tRNA uridine-5-carboxymethylaminomethyl(34) synthesis enzyme MnmG, producing the protein MFRTEYDVIVIGGGHAGAEAAAAAANMGAQTLLITMNLQHIAQMSCNPAVGGIAKGQIVREIDALGGYMGIITDKTAIQFKMLNQSKGPAMWSPRAQSDRMRFSEAWRLQLESLPTLDFFQGMVNDLLIEKDKVVGVRTSLGVSIKAKSVVLTNGTFLNGVMHIGLKQFGGGRAGEPAAYGLTECLVEHGFEAGRMKTGTPPRVDARSLDFSKMIPQPGDANPQKFSFSDETKPLAVQKDCYMTYTNERVHNILRTGFDRSPMFQGIIHGVGPRYCPSVEDKINRFADKERHPIFVEPEGWDTVEMYVNGFSTSLPEEVQYAALSQVAGFENVKFLRPGYAIEYDYFPPTQLKHTLETKLIENLYFAGQINGTTGYEEAAAQGLMAGVNAVLKVREREPFILKRDEAYIGVLIDDLITKGTEEPYRMFTSRAEYRTLLRQDNADNRLTPLGYEIGTVSEARYRLWEAKERRVSDFITYIKELSVTPEEVNPILEKYDSSAMKQGDKLQKVLSRPDVTLADFEHLKSVAEYLATHTLSEEEKTCAEVEVKYAGYIEKERNNADKLNRLESVRIPDNFDYDKIVSLSFEGREKLKKIRPTTLSQASRISGVSPADVSILLIYMGR; encoded by the coding sequence ATGTTTAGAACTGAATACGATGTAATAGTAATAGGCGGTGGACACGCAGGAGCTGAAGCTGCTGCGGCAGCTGCTAATATGGGCGCACAAACCCTGCTAATTACTATGAACTTACAACATATTGCCCAAATGAGCTGCAACCCTGCAGTAGGAGGTATTGCTAAGGGACAAATAGTGCGTGAGATAGACGCACTGGGCGGCTATATGGGTATTATTACGGATAAAACGGCTATCCAATTTAAGATGCTGAACCAATCCAAAGGGCCTGCGATGTGGAGTCCGCGTGCGCAATCGGATAGGATGCGGTTTTCGGAAGCATGGCGCTTACAACTGGAGAGTCTTCCTACTCTTGACTTTTTTCAAGGGATGGTGAATGACCTGCTAATAGAAAAGGATAAAGTGGTAGGAGTACGCACCTCATTAGGGGTAAGTATTAAAGCTAAAAGTGTGGTGCTTACCAATGGTACCTTCTTGAACGGAGTAATGCACATAGGACTGAAACAGTTTGGCGGTGGACGCGCTGGTGAACCTGCTGCTTACGGGCTTACTGAATGCCTTGTAGAACACGGTTTTGAGGCTGGACGTATGAAGACGGGTACGCCGCCCCGTGTGGATGCCCGCTCGCTTGATTTTAGTAAGATGATACCTCAGCCGGGGGATGCTAATCCGCAGAAGTTTTCATTTAGTGATGAAACTAAACCTCTTGCTGTGCAAAAGGACTGTTATATGACTTACACCAATGAGCGGGTGCATAATATACTGCGTACGGGTTTTGACCGTTCGCCTATGTTCCAAGGGATTATTCACGGTGTGGGGCCGCGCTATTGCCCATCGGTAGAGGATAAGATTAATCGTTTTGCTGATAAAGAAAGGCACCCTATATTTGTAGAACCTGAAGGATGGGATACGGTTGAGATGTATGTGAATGGGTTTTCGACCTCGCTGCCTGAAGAGGTGCAATATGCTGCCCTTAGCCAAGTGGCGGGATTTGAGAATGTGAAGTTTTTAAGACCTGGGTATGCTATAGAGTATGATTACTTCCCCCCTACCCAGCTGAAACATACCTTGGAGACTAAACTGATAGAGAACCTTTATTTTGCTGGGCAAATAAATGGTACTACTGGTTATGAAGAGGCTGCTGCACAGGGACTTATGGCGGGGGTGAACGCTGTGCTGAAAGTGCGTGAACGTGAGCCTTTTATCCTGAAAAGAGATGAGGCTTATATTGGGGTGCTTATTGATGACCTGATTACTAAGGGTACTGAGGAGCCTTACCGTATGTTCACCTCACGTGCTGAATATCGTACGCTTTTGCGACAAGATAATGCTGATAATAGGCTTACGCCTCTGGGCTATGAAATAGGTACTGTGAGTGAAGCTAGGTACCGCTTATGGGAGGCTAAAGAGCGTAGGGTGAGTGACTTTATTACTTATATAAAAGAGCTGAGTGTAACCCCTGAAGAGGTGAATCCTATATTAGAAAAATATGACTCATCGGCAATGAAACAGGGTGATAAACTACAGAAAGTGCTTTCGCGCCCTGATGTTACCCTTGCTGACTTTGAACATCTGAAAAGTGTGGCTGAGTACCTTGCTACTCATACCCTTAGCGAGGAAGAGAAGACTTGTGCCGAAGTGGAGGTGAAATATGCTGGCTATATAGAGAAAGAACGCAATAATGCTGACAAGCTGAACAGGCTGGAGAGTGTAAGGATTCCTGATAATTTTGATTATGATAAGATTGTATCGCTTTCATTTGAGGGTAGGGAGAAGCTGAAGAAGATTAGACCTACTACTTTGTCACAGGCTTCGCGCATTAGTGGTGTATCGCCTGCGGATGTGAGTATCTTGCTGATTTATATGGGTAGATAG
- a CDS encoding glutamine--tRNA ligase/YqeY domain fusion protein, which translates to MSEELKEQRSNNFIENIIEEDLAGGFPANALRFRFPPEPNGYLHLGHASSICLNFGLGLRYNAPVNLRFDDTNPSKEEQEYVDAIRKDVEWLGFKWDKECYASDYFQELYDWAVMLIKQGKAYVDKQTSEEIAAQKGTPTVAGSESPYRNTPVEENLALFERMKNGEFENGTYVLRAKIDMASANMLMRDPIIYRIMNASHHRTGDKWHIYPMYDWAHGESDYLEQISHSLCTLEFLPHRELYDWFLDQVMPREALPQGEGGTRPKQREFARRNLSHTIVSKRKLLQLVNENYVAGWDDPRMPTISGLRRRGYTPEAIRKFADTIGIAKRENLIDVSLLEFCVREDLNKKANRVMAVLDPIKVVITNYPKDTEEWLEAENNPEVSELTFRKVPFSRELYIERDDFREEADKKYFRLKLGGEVRLKNAYIIKAESVVKDADGNITEIHCTYDTESRSGSGTEASMRKVKGTLHWVSVGHCVKAEARLYDRLFTIAEPDRQEDSFLNYINPESLKVVTAYVEPSLRSAKVGETLQFQRLGYFSVDPDSTDDKLVFNKTVGLKDTWEKVKTE; encoded by the coding sequence ATGAGTGAAGAATTAAAAGAACAACGTTCCAATAACTTTATTGAAAATATTATTGAGGAGGATTTGGCTGGGGGATTTCCTGCTAATGCTTTGCGTTTTCGTTTTCCTCCTGAACCCAATGGCTATTTGCATTTGGGGCATGCTAGTTCTATCTGCCTTAACTTTGGATTGGGGTTGCGTTATAATGCGCCTGTGAATTTACGTTTTGACGACACGAATCCTTCAAAAGAGGAACAAGAATATGTGGATGCTATCCGGAAGGATGTGGAATGGCTTGGATTTAAATGGGATAAGGAGTGTTATGCTTCGGACTATTTTCAAGAACTATATGATTGGGCTGTTATGCTTATAAAGCAGGGGAAGGCTTATGTGGATAAACAGACCTCGGAAGAGATAGCTGCGCAGAAGGGTACGCCTACGGTTGCGGGAAGTGAGAGTCCGTATAGGAATACTCCTGTTGAGGAGAATCTTGCTCTTTTTGAGAGGATGAAGAATGGGGAGTTTGAGAATGGTACTTATGTGCTTAGGGCTAAGATAGATATGGCATCGGCTAATATGCTAATGCGAGACCCTATTATTTATAGGATTATGAATGCTTCGCACCATCGTACTGGGGATAAATGGCATATTTACCCTATGTATGACTGGGCACATGGTGAGAGTGATTACCTTGAACAGATTTCGCACTCACTTTGTACATTGGAGTTTTTGCCGCATAGGGAGTTATATGATTGGTTTTTAGACCAAGTTATGCCGAGGGAAGCGTTGCCCCAAGGAGAGGGAGGAACGCGCCCTAAACAGAGGGAGTTTGCACGCCGCAACCTTAGTCATACGATTGTGAGCAAGCGAAAGCTATTGCAATTGGTAAATGAAAATTATGTGGCTGGGTGGGATGACCCGCGTATGCCTACTATTTCGGGACTTAGACGCCGGGGGTATACTCCTGAGGCTATTCGGAAATTTGCCGATACGATAGGGATTGCGAAGCGTGAGAACTTAATAGATGTATCATTACTTGAGTTTTGTGTACGGGAGGATCTGAACAAAAAGGCTAATAGAGTAATGGCGGTGCTTGACCCTATAAAAGTAGTGATTACAAACTACCCTAAAGATACTGAAGAATGGCTTGAGGCTGAAAATAACCCAGAGGTGAGTGAACTGACTTTCCGGAAGGTGCCTTTTAGCAGAGAGCTTTATATAGAACGTGATGATTTTAGGGAAGAGGCTGATAAAAAGTACTTCCGACTAAAATTAGGCGGTGAGGTGAGGCTAAAGAATGCGTATATTATTAAGGCTGAAAGTGTGGTGAAAGATGCTGATGGCAATATTACAGAAATACACTGTACTTATGATACTGAAAGCCGTAGTGGTAGTGGTACTGAGGCTAGCATGCGCAAGGTGAAGGGTACGTTACACTGGGTATCGGTAGGGCATTGTGTGAAGGCTGAAGCGCGCTTATATGACCGCCTATTTACAATTGCTGAACCTGATAGACAAGAGGATAGCTTTTTGAATTATATCAATCCTGAATCATTAAAAGTAGTAACTGCTTATGTAGAGCCGAGCTTGAGGAGTGCTAAAGTAGGTGAGACATTGCAGTTCCAACGATTGGGATACTTTAGTGTAGATCCTGACAGTACTGATGATAAGCTTGTATTCAATAAAACTGTAGGCTTAAAAGATACTTGGGAGAAAGTAAAAACTGAATAA
- a CDS encoding thymidylate synthase, with protein MQAYHDLLRHILEKGYAKDDRTGTGTTSVFGYQMRFDLNEGFPLVTTKKIHLKSVIYELLWFLKGDTNIKYLTDNGVRIWNEWADANGDLGPVYGAQWRNWNGEAIDQIKEVVKTLKKNPESRRIIVSAWNPSVLPDTGKSFAENVANGKAALPPCHALFQFYVADGRLSCQLYQRSADVFLGVPFNIASYALLTMMLAQVCELQLGDFVHTFGDVHIYNNHREQVALQLSRTPRALPKMHLNPAKKDLFSFDYEDFRLEGYDPYPAIKAVVSV; from the coding sequence ATGCAAGCATATCACGATTTATTACGGCATATACTTGAGAAAGGGTATGCTAAAGATGACCGTACAGGTACGGGTACTACGAGTGTATTTGGTTACCAAATGCGTTTTGACCTGAATGAGGGTTTCCCATTGGTAACTACTAAGAAAATACATTTGAAATCGGTAATTTATGAGTTATTGTGGTTTTTAAAAGGCGATACTAATATTAAATATCTTACTGATAATGGGGTGCGCATTTGGAATGAATGGGCAGACGCTAATGGGGACTTAGGCCCTGTATACGGTGCGCAATGGCGGAACTGGAATGGTGAGGCTATTGACCAAATAAAGGAGGTAGTAAAAACGCTGAAAAAGAACCCTGAGAGTAGGCGTATAATAGTTTCGGCTTGGAATCCTTCGGTATTGCCTGATACTGGAAAATCATTTGCTGAGAATGTAGCTAATGGTAAGGCTGCGTTACCGCCTTGTCATGCTTTATTTCAGTTTTATGTAGCTGATGGACGGCTATCATGCCAGTTATACCAACGCAGTGCAGATGTGTTTTTGGGAGTGCCTTTTAACATAGCCTCATACGCACTGCTTACAATGATGCTTGCGCAGGTATGTGAGTTACAATTAGGAGATTTTGTGCATACCTTTGGTGATGTACACATTTATAACAATCATAGAGAGCAGGTTGCACTACAGCTAAGTAGGACGCCTCGTGCATTACCAAAGATGCATCTTAATCCTGCTAAAAAAGATCTCTTTAGCTTTGACTATGAGGATTTCAGGTTAGAGGGATACGACCCTTATCCGGCTATTAAAGCAGTAGTATCGGTATAA
- a CDS encoding alpha/beta hydrolase-fold protein produces the protein MKKICTFIIALLVFQGVFAQFSTETFSSGKMGRKQKIGIYKPEKYSDKQSYPLLVVLNAETLMDPLISMLRYYEQFDEVPKCIVVGVYDIPLEDVAIIDEVARPINESARFFEFITTELVPYMQGKFPIGMKGIIGSEQAGFLLNYYMLTDKPVFNMYVSLNPITVPRTGEQFAEVLALGTPNRTFYYMATSDIENKLNYDTTVRFEGFLRSTASHESIEYHFADLKGRNVNAAKLEALSQALDLCFDVYKPIGGKEFKTKMETLSNGVFEYLENKYNTIDSYFGIKKKPLLNDILADYTAINHTADWESLKKLSKYVEENGYAKTAMPNFFLAEYYEKTLDHKKALKTYQKAYTEPNIDFITGDLITERINRLKSGGKK, from the coding sequence ATGAAAAAGATTTGTACATTTATTATTGCTTTATTGGTGTTTCAAGGTGTTTTTGCCCAATTCAGTACGGAGACATTTAGCTCGGGGAAGATGGGCAGGAAGCAGAAGATAGGTATTTACAAGCCAGAAAAATACTCGGACAAACAGAGTTATCCGCTATTGGTAGTACTAAATGCAGAAACTTTAATGGACCCACTGATATCGATGTTGCGCTATTATGAGCAATTTGATGAAGTGCCTAAGTGTATAGTAGTAGGGGTGTATGACATTCCGTTAGAAGATGTAGCTATTATTGATGAGGTAGCACGGCCTATTAATGAGTCGGCACGTTTTTTTGAGTTTATTACGACTGAATTAGTGCCTTATATGCAAGGGAAGTTCCCTATTGGTATGAAAGGGATCATAGGCTCGGAACAAGCAGGATTTTTGCTAAATTACTATATGCTAACAGACAAGCCTGTGTTCAATATGTATGTGAGTTTGAACCCTATTACTGTACCACGTACAGGTGAACAGTTTGCCGAAGTATTGGCATTGGGAACTCCTAACCGCACCTTCTACTATATGGCTACTAGTGATATAGAGAATAAGCTGAATTACGATACTACAGTCCGTTTTGAGGGCTTTTTGCGTTCTACCGCTTCACACGAGTCGATAGAATATCATTTTGCAGATTTGAAGGGTAGAAATGTGAATGCAGCTAAATTAGAAGCACTTTCACAAGCTTTAGACTTGTGTTTTGATGTGTATAAACCTATAGGAGGGAAGGAGTTTAAGACCAAAATGGAAACCCTTAGCAATGGGGTTTTTGAGTATTTGGAGAATAAATACAATACTATTGATAGTTATTTTGGTATTAAGAAAAAACCTTTACTAAATGATATTTTAGCAGATTATACTGCTATTAACCATACCGCAGACTGGGAGTCATTAAAGAAGCTTTCTAAATATGTAGAGGAAAATGGCTATGCTAAAACAGCTATGCCTAATTTCTTTTTGGCTGAATACTATGAAAAGACTTTAGATCATAAAAAAGCACTGAAAACATACCAAAAAGCATATACTGAACCTAATATTGATTTCATTACAGGAGACCTTATAACAGAGCGTATCAACCGGTTGAAGTCGGGAGGGAAGAAGTAA
- the rfbC gene encoding dTDP-4-dehydrorhamnose 3,5-epimerase, translating into MNVIKTKIEGLVIIEPKVFFDGRGYFFESFSQQRFNELVAPVTFVQDNESKSSYGVLRGLHFQKPPFAQSKLVRVVKGMVLDVAVDLRRNSPTFGQYEAVLLTEENKRQFFVPRGFAHGFAVLSEEAIFQYKCDNYYAPQSEGSVLWNDPAIGIDWQLPAESVLLSDKDKKSPLLSELEAIF; encoded by the coding sequence ATGAATGTTATTAAAACAAAAATTGAAGGTTTAGTAATCATTGAGCCTAAAGTATTCTTTGATGGACGGGGTTATTTTTTTGAATCATTTTCACAACAAAGATTTAATGAGTTGGTAGCTCCGGTTACCTTTGTACAAGATAACGAGTCAAAATCATCATACGGAGTGTTACGTGGATTACACTTTCAAAAACCACCTTTTGCCCAATCAAAATTGGTAAGAGTAGTAAAGGGAATGGTACTAGATGTAGCTGTAGACTTACGCCGTAATTCGCCTACCTTTGGACAGTATGAAGCTGTATTACTTACAGAAGAAAACAAGCGACAGTTTTTTGTACCTAGAGGTTTTGCACACGGCTTTGCTGTACTAAGTGAAGAAGCTATATTTCAGTATAAATGCGATAATTATTACGCACCACAAAGCGAAGGTAGTGTACTATGGAATGACCCTGCTATTGGTATTGATTGGCAACTGCCTGCTGAATCTGTCTTACTATCAGATAAAGATAAAAAATCCCCCTTGCTAAGTGAATTAGAAGCAATTTTCTGA